One Aquarana catesbeiana isolate 2022-GZ linkage group LG04, ASM4218655v1, whole genome shotgun sequence genomic region harbors:
- the MDH1 gene encoding malate dehydrogenase, cytoplasmic, protein MAQPIRVLVTGAAGQIAYSLLYGIAKGDVFGKDQPLELVLLDITPMMGVLGGVVMELQDCALPLLKDVKATDKEDEAFKDLDVAVLVGSMPRREGMERKDLLKANVKIFKSQGAALDKYAKKSVKVIVVGNPANTNCLTALKSAPSIPKENFSCLTRLDHNRAKAQIANRLKVANDDVKNVIIWGNHSSTQYPDASHAVVHLQGKDVPVCDAVKDDSWLKGEFISTVQQRGAAVIAARKLSSAMSAAKAICDHIHDIWFGTPEGQYVSMGVVSDGNCYGVPDELVYSFPVVIKGKSWKIVEGLKIDDFSREKMDLTAKELKEEKETAFEFLSIA, encoded by the exons ATG GCTCAGCCTATAAGAGTACTGGTAACTGGAGCTGCTGGTCAGATTGCCTACTCTCTGCTTTATGGAATTGCTAAAGGTGATGTCTTCGGCAAAGACCAG CCATTGGAGCTTGTTCTCCTGGATATTACACCTATGATGGGAGTATTAGGAGGAGTTGTAATGGAGCTCCAGGACTGTGCCCTGCCTCTGCTAAAAG ATGTCAAAGCTACAGACAAGGAGGATGAAGCCTTCAAAGACCTGGATGTTGCTGTCCTGGTGGGCTCCATGccaaggagggaagggatggaaagGAAAGACCTGCTGAAGGCCAATGTGAAAATCTTTAAATCCCAAGGTGCTGCTCTTGACAAATATGCCAAGAAGTCTGTGAAG gtgattGTGGTGGGCAATCCTGCAAACACCAACTGCCTGACTGCATTGAAGTCTGCTCCATCCATCCCTAAAGAGAACTTCAGCTGCTTGACCCGTCTAGATCACAACCGAGCCAAAGCTCAG ATTGCTAATCGCTTGAAGGTAGCAAATGATGATGTTAAGAATGTGATCATCTGGGGAAATCACTCCTCTACCCAGTACCCTGATGCTAGTCATGCTGTTGTCCATCTCCAAGGAAAGGATGTGCCAGTGTGTGATGCAGTGAAGGACGACAGCTGGCTCAAAGGGGAATTCATCTCG ACTGTTCAGCAGCGTGGCGCTGCTGTTATTGCAGCGAGGAAGTTATCCAGCGCTATGTCGGCTGCTAAAGCCATTTGTGATCATATTCACGACATTTGGTTTGGAACCCCAGAG GGACAATATGTGTCCATGGGTGTTGTTTCAGATGGAAACTGTTATGGCGTGCCTGATGAGCTTGTGTACTCCTTCCCTGTTGTAATTAAG GGTAAAAGCTGGAAGATAGTTGAAGGCCTGAAAATTGATGATTTCTCTCGTGAAAAGATGGATCTAACAGCCAAAGAACTTAAAGAGGAGAAGGAAACTGCTTTTGAGTTTCTTTCAATTGCATGA